In Cyanobacteriota bacterium, one genomic interval encodes:
- a CDS encoding ATP-binding protein produces the protein MPRWFNTAGPCRADIHYMLPPTSRLPQLERLIAQETYFVIHAPRQTGK, from the coding sequence ATGCCCCGCTGGTTCAACACCGCTGGCCCCTGCCGTGCCGACATTCACTACATGCTGCCCCCCACTAGCCGGTTGCCGCAACTGGAGCGCCTGATTGCGCAAGAAACCTATTTCGTCATCCACGCCCCCCGACAGACCGGCAAA
- a CDS encoding GTP-binding protein, which translates to MQPPYGCETGLQQDLQQTILDFADIQAELNYRRAQDVLAQLVSRLDLSPQERRGLESEIQGLQAMLDKLNQAVVHIAVFGMVGRGKSSVLNALIGQEVFAVGPTHGVTRDVSSTSWSLRQETVAGSDRPLVRFALRGTDQSRVELIDTPGIDEVAGEERERLATEVARQADLILFVVAGDITQVEYNALRHLREASKPMVLVFNKIDQYPDADRMAIYHKIRDERVRELLSPDEIVMAAASPLVATAVRNAEGKVSAQLSRGKPQVDDLKLKILEILDREGKSLVALNTMLYADDVNTQVVNRKAVIRDRSANQIIWNSTITKAMAIALNPLTVLDLLSGAVIDVAMILTLSRLYGIDMTQQGAVALLQKIALSMGGIGASELLATLGLSSLKSLLGLSTAATGGAALAPYLSVAITQAGVAGVATYGIGQVAKTYLLNGASWGADGPKAVVTRILESLDEETILGRIKDELQQKLRSVMGDRS; encoded by the coding sequence ATGCAGCCCCCCTATGGATGTGAGACTGGCTTACAGCAAGATTTACAACAAACCATACTGGATTTTGCAGATATTCAAGCAGAGTTGAACTATCGGCGGGCACAAGATGTACTAGCTCAACTGGTGAGCCGCCTGGATTTGTCTCCTCAAGAGCGGCGTGGCCTAGAGTCAGAGATTCAAGGGCTACAAGCCATGCTGGATAAGCTGAACCAGGCAGTCGTTCATATTGCCGTGTTTGGCATGGTGGGTCGGGGCAAGTCATCAGTGCTGAATGCCTTAATAGGACAGGAGGTGTTTGCAGTAGGGCCTACCCACGGAGTAACGCGGGATGTATCCAGCACGTCTTGGAGTTTGCGCCAGGAGACCGTTGCGGGCAGCGATCGTCCCCTAGTCAGGTTTGCATTGCGTGGTACTGACCAATCTCGTGTGGAATTAATTGATACTCCTGGCATTGATGAGGTAGCGGGAGAAGAGCGGGAACGGCTGGCAACAGAGGTAGCACGGCAGGCGGATCTGATTTTGTTTGTGGTAGCGGGAGATATTACCCAGGTGGAATACAACGCTCTTCGTCACCTGCGGGAAGCCAGCAAGCCTATGGTGTTGGTATTCAACAAAATTGACCAATATCCTGATGCCGATCGTATGGCAATTTACCACAAGATTCGAGACGAGCGGGTGCGGGAGTTGCTCTCTCCTGATGAGATTGTTATGGCGGCAGCATCACCACTGGTAGCAACAGCCGTGCGTAACGCAGAGGGCAAGGTATCGGCACAACTGAGCCGGGGTAAGCCCCAAGTAGATGATTTGAAGCTAAAAATCTTGGAGATTCTGGATCGGGAAGGAAAATCCCTTGTGGCCCTGAATACTATGCTTTATGCAGATGATGTCAATACACAAGTAGTAAACCGGAAAGCTGTGATTCGCGATCGCAGTGCCAATCAAATTATCTGGAACAGCACTATCACTAAGGCCATGGCGATCGCCCTTAATCCCCTGACGGTCTTAGACTTACTCAGTGGTGCTGTGATTGATGTTGCTATGATCCTGACCCTCTCTCGCCTCTATGGCATTGACATGACCCAACAGGGAGCTGTGGCTCTATTGCAAAAAATTGCCCTCAGCATGGGGGGCATTGGTGCCAGCGAGTTACTAGCCACTCTAGGACTCAGTTCCCTTAAGAGCTTGCTGGGTCTGTCAACTGCGGCCACTGGCGGAGCAGCCCTCGCCCCCTATCTGTCTGTTGCTATTACCCAAGCAGGCGTTGCTGGGGTGGCTACCTATGGCATTGGACAAGTAGCAAAGACATATCTGCTCAATGGGGCTTCCTGGGGAGCCGATGGCCCCAAGGCTGTCGTCACTCGCATTCTAGAGTCCTTAGACGAAGAGACAATTCTAGGGCGGATTAAGGATGAGCTGCAACAGAAGTTGCGATCGGTCATGGGCGATCGTAGCTGA